The genomic segment GCTGTCGTGGCGGTCGGCTGTCGGGCATCGCGCTCCTGAGGGGGCCGAAGTCACATGAGATGCGTCGGGCCGACCCTAGGGGCCGCCGCGGTCCGCTCCGAGGAAGAGCGGAGGACGGGGCGAATAGTCGTACCGGTGCGCCCTCAGGTGGCGTACGGGGCGGGTGTGACGGGCTCCGCACCCGCCCGCCCGGTGGGGCGCCGGTCCGGGCGCCGAGCGCCGGTCAAGGAGGGGCGGACGAACCGCCCGAGGAGGTGCGCCGGGAGTGCGTCAGGGAGCGACAAACGCTGATCAAGGGCCTGACGGGCGTGCTGTCCCGGGGGACGTGCCGGAGCGATCACGGACGTGGCGGGGGCGGGCGAAACGGATTTGGGCGATCGGCGATCGACCGTGTAATGTCTTCATCGCTCGCCCCAATAGCTCAGTCGGTAGAGCGTCTCCATGGTAAGGAGAAGGTCTACGGTTCGATTCCGTATTGGGGCTCTGGTGAAGGGAACCCTCGTCCTCGGGCGAGGGGACCTGACATCAAAGCGGTGTAGCTCAGTCGGTAGAGCAAGCGGCTCATAATCGCTGTGTCACCGGTTCAAGTCCGGTCACCGCTACTCACGGTAGCCGATTGCGGGGTCGGTCCTTCGATCGGCTACTCTTTTTTTGCGTTCATCCGTCCACCGTCCGTCCAAGGAGCACTCACGTGGCTGCCACCGACGTCCGCCCGAAGATCACGCTGGCCTGCGTGGAGTGCAAGGAGCGGAACTACATCACCAAGAAGAACCGGCGTAACAACCCGGACCGTCTTGAGATGAAGAAGCACTGCCCGCGCTGCAACTCGCACACGGCGCACCGCGAAACACGCTGAAACAGGCTCGTACACGAGGCCGTCCCCACTGGGGGCGGCCTCGTGTCGTTGTACCACTGGCCCATCGGCCCATTTGTTGTTGATCAGGTTCGTTTTTGATCAGGAGGTAGCGAGCTCATGGCGCTCGACCAGTCCTTCGTGGGGCGGACCTATCCGCCCACCTCGCCGTACGAGGTCGGCCGGGAGAAGATCCGCGAGTTCGCCGAATCCGTGGGCGACACCAATCCCGCCTATCTGGAGCGGGAAGCAGCCGAGGCGCTCGGGTACCCCGATGTGATCGCGCCGCCCACCTTTGTCTTCTCGATCACCTTCAAGGCCGCCGGGCAGGTCGTCCAGGACCCGCAGCTCGGTCTGGACTACAGCCGGGTGGTGCACGGCGACCAGAAGTTCGCCTACGCCCGGCCGGTCAGGGCGGGCGACCGGCTGACGGTCACCTCGACCATCGAGACCATCAAGTCCCTGGCGGGCAACGACATCCTGGACATCCGTGGCGAGGTCCACGACGAAGCGGGCGAACATGTCGTGACCGCGTGGACGAAGCTGGTGGCGCGCGCCGCCGAGGAGGCGTGATGACGGCGAAGATCGCTTACGAGTCGGTCGAGGTCGGTACGGAGCTGCCCGCCGGTTCCTTCCCGGTGACCCGCGCGACGCTCGTGAAGTACGCGGGCGCCTCCGGTGACTTCAACCCGATCCACTGGAACGAGCGGTTCGCCCGCGAGGTCGGACTGCCGGACGTGATCGCGCACGGCATGTTCACCATGGCCGAGGCGATCAGGGTGGTCACGGACTGGGTCGGCGACCCGGGAGCCGTCGTCGAGTACGGCGTCCGGTTCACCCGGCCCGTCGTGGTGCCCGACGACGACAAGGGCGCCCTGATCGAGGTCAGCGCCAAGGTCGCCGCCAAGCTGGAGGAGAACCGGGTCCGGGTGGACCTGACCGCCATGAGCGCCGACAAGAAGGTACTGGGCATGTCGCGCGCCGTCGTCAGGCTCGCCTGAGCCGCGCCCGCTCCGTGGACGTGCCGGGCCGGGAGCGAGGCTTGCGGCCGGTGGCGGTTGATCGCCGCCCGTCCCGGTCACCCGGCCCGCCCGGTCCGTGGCCCCGCCCGAGCGGCGGGGCCACGGACCGTACTCTTGTTCCGTGCAGGAACTCCACGACGCCCCCCTCGCCCCTCTGACCACCTTCCGGCTCGGCGGTCCCGCCACCCGTCTCCTCACGGCGACCACCGACGACGAGATCGTCGACGCCGTGCGGACGGCCGACGAGAGGGGCACCCCCCTCCTCGTCATCGGCGGCGGCAGCAACCTGGTCATCGGCGACAAGGGCTTCGACGGCACCGCCCTGCGCATCGCGACCAAGGGCTTCGGGCTGTCCGGCACCACACTGGAGCTGGCCGCGGGCGAGGTCTGGACGGACGCCGTCGCGCGCACGGTCGACGCCGGCCTCGCGGGAGTCGAATGCCTCGCGGGGATTCCCGGTTCCGCCGGTGCCACCCCGATCCAGAACGTCGGGGCGTACGGACAGGAGGTGGCGTCCACCCTCACGGAGGTCGTCGCCTACGACCGGCACACCCGCGAAACGGTCACCCTCACGAACGCGGACTGCTCCTTCTCGTACCGGCACAGTCGCTTCAAGTCCGAACCCGACCGTTTCGTGGTGCTGCGTGTCCGCTTCGAGCTGGAGGACGCGGGCGGTCTCTCCGCACCCCTGAAGTACGCCGAAACGGCCCGTGCCATGGGCGTCGAGCAGGGCGAACGCGTCCCCGCGTCGGCCGCCCGGGAAACCGTCCTCCGGCTCCGCGCGGGCAAGGGCATGGTGCTGGACCCGGCCGACCACGACACCTGGTCCGCCGGCTCCTTCTTCACCAACCCGGTCCTGACGGACTCGGAGTACGACACCTTCCTGGTCCGCGCCAGGCACCGTCTCGGCCCCGACGCGATGCCGCCCGCCTTTCCCGCGGGGGAGGGCCGCACCAAGACCTCGGCGGCCTGGCTCATCGACAGGGCGGGCTTCACCAAGGGGTACGGCGCGGGTCCGGCCCGCATCTCCACCAAGCACACCCTCGCCCTCACCAACCGGGGCGCGGCCACCACCGAGGATCTGCTGGCACTGGCCCGCGAGGTCGTCGCCGGGGTGCACGACGCGTTCGGCGTCACCCTCGTCAACGAACCGGTGACGGTCGGCGTCGGGCTCTGAGGAGCTGTCCCGTCCGGATCACGCCGGGTCACCCCCGGATGGGGGCGGCACCGGCGACGTCGGTGCGCCACCCCCACGGCCCTCGGCACCGGCGACCTCAGCGCGCCACTCCCACGGCCCGCCGCACCGCCGCCGGATCGTCGGCCAGCGCCAGCATCGCGTGCGCCACGTCCGCGCGCGAGATGGTCCGCCCGGCACGCGGATTGCCGCCGGTCACCTTCCGGTACACACCCGTCAGCGGCCCGTCCGTGAGCTTCGGCGGGCGCACCACCGTCCAGTCCGTTCCGCTGTCCGCCAGATCCGCCTCCATCCGGGCCAGATCGGCGTACACGTCCTTGAGGAAGAGACGGAGCAGTTTCCGCACCGCCCGGTCCAGCACCGGATCGCCGGCCGACCCTCCCAGCGGCGCGGCGCTCACCACCACCAGCCTGCGCACCTTCTCCGCCTCCATCGCGCCCAGCACCGTTCCGGTCAGCCGCTGGGCGACCCCGTGGTCCTTCCGGCTGCGGGCCCCCAGCCCGGACAGCACCGCTTCCCGCCCGGCGACCGCCTCCCGGACCGCGTCCGGATCGTCCAGCCGCTCCACCGCGTGCACCTTCACGGCGGAGAGCGGGACCGGCAGCCGCGCCGGATCACGGACCACTGCCGTCACCTCATGGCCCGAGGCCACCGCCTGACGCACGATCTCCTGGCCGATGCCGCCGGTCGCGCCGAAGACTGTGAGCCTCATCGTGGGATCTCCTCAGGATCGTCAGGTGGGTGAGCGTTCACTCACCTCTAGGGTGAGTGGATGATCGTCCACCCGTCAAGGAGCGTCGGAGCGCCCATGCAGCAGCAGAGCCAGGAACGGCCGGCCCGGGTCCGCCTCATCGACGCGGCACATCGGCTGATGCTCACCATCGGACTGGCCCGCACCACCACGAAGGAGATAGCCAAGGCCGCCGGATGCTCGGAGGCGGCGCTCTACAAGCACTTCACGGGCAAGGAGGAACTGTTCGTCACCGTGCTCAAGGAGCGGCTGCCCAGGCTCAGCCCCCTCCTCGAACGGCTGGCGGACGATCCGGGCGGGGAGCGGACCGTCGAGCAGAACCTCACCGAGATCGCCCGCCAGGCCGCGCTCTTCTACGCGCAGAGCTTCCCGATCGCCGCCTCGCTCTACGCCGAACCCCGGCTCAAGAGCCGCCACGACGACGCCATGCGTGAACTCGGCACCGGGCCGCACCTGCCCATCCAGGGGCTCGCCGCCTACCTCCGGGCCGAGCGGACGGCGGGCCGCATCGGGCCGGACGCCGACCTCTACGCCGCCGCGTCACTGCTGCTGGGCGCCTGCGTCCAGCGCGCGTTCGCCTACGACGCCACCGCGACGGCCGGCCCTCCGCAGTCCCTCGACGAGTTCGCCGCGTCCCTGGCCCGCACGTTGCTGCGCGGGATCAGCTGACGCCGGGAGCGGCGCCGGTACCGTGACCGCCGTCCAGCCACCCGTCGATCCCCGCCAGCATCGACGCCCGTGCGTCGGAGGGCGCCGCCGAGCCCCGTACGGACTGCCGCGCCAGCTCGGCCAGCTCCTCGTCCGTGAAGGCGTGGTGCTGCCGTACCAGCTCGTACTGCGCCGCCAGCCGTGAGCCGAACAGCAGCGGGTCGTCCGCGCCGAGTGCCATCGGCACCCCCGCGTCGAACAGTGTGCGCAGCGGCACGTCGGCGGGCTTCTCGTAGACCCCCAGCGCGACGTTGGAGGCCGGGCACACCTCGCAGGTCACCCCGCGCTCGGCCAGCCTGCGCAGCAGCCGGGGGTCCTCGGCGGCCCGCACCCCGTGTCCGATCCGGGCCGCGTCGAGATCGTCGAGACAGTCCCGCACACTCGCTGGCCCCGCCAGCTCGCCGCCGTGCGGAGCCGCCAGGAGACCGCCCTCCCGGGCGATGGCGAAGGCCCGGTCGAAGTCACGGGCCATGCCCCGGCGCTCGTCGTTGGACAGTCCGAACCCGATGACGCCCCGGTCGGCGTACCGCACCGCGAGCCGGGCCAGCGTCCGCGCGTCCAGCGGGTGCTTCATCCGGTTCGCCGCGATCACCACCCGCATCCCGAGCCCGGTCTCGCGCGACGCGCTGTCCACCGCGTCGAGGATGATCTCGATCGCCGGGATCAGACCGCCGAGCAGCGGGGCGTACGAGGTGGGGTCGACCTGGATCTCCAGCCACCGGGAGCCGTCCGCCACGTCCTCCTGAGCGGCCTCGCGCACCAGGCGTTGTATGTCCTCGGGAGAGCGCAGACAGGACCGTGCGATGTCGTAGAGCCGC from the Streptomyces sp. AM 4-1-1 genome contains:
- the rpmG gene encoding 50S ribosomal protein L33 — protein: MAATDVRPKITLACVECKERNYITKKNRRNNPDRLEMKKHCPRCNSHTAHRETR
- a CDS encoding MaoC family dehydratase N-terminal domain-containing protein, encoding MALDQSFVGRTYPPTSPYEVGREKIREFAESVGDTNPAYLEREAAEALGYPDVIAPPTFVFSITFKAAGQVVQDPQLGLDYSRVVHGDQKFAYARPVRAGDRLTVTSTIETIKSLAGNDILDIRGEVHDEAGEHVVTAWTKLVARAAEEA
- a CDS encoding MaoC family dehydratase; protein product: MTAKIAYESVEVGTELPAGSFPVTRATLVKYAGASGDFNPIHWNERFAREVGLPDVIAHGMFTMAEAIRVVTDWVGDPGAVVEYGVRFTRPVVVPDDDKGALIEVSAKVAAKLEENRVRVDLTAMSADKKVLGMSRAVVRLA
- a CDS encoding UDP-N-acetylmuramate dehydrogenase — protein: MQELHDAPLAPLTTFRLGGPATRLLTATTDDEIVDAVRTADERGTPLLVIGGGSNLVIGDKGFDGTALRIATKGFGLSGTTLELAAGEVWTDAVARTVDAGLAGVECLAGIPGSAGATPIQNVGAYGQEVASTLTEVVAYDRHTRETVTLTNADCSFSYRHSRFKSEPDRFVVLRVRFELEDAGGLSAPLKYAETARAMGVEQGERVPASAARETVLRLRAGKGMVLDPADHDTWSAGSFFTNPVLTDSEYDTFLVRARHRLGPDAMPPAFPAGEGRTKTSAAWLIDRAGFTKGYGAGPARISTKHTLALTNRGAATTEDLLALAREVVAGVHDAFGVTLVNEPVTVGVGL
- a CDS encoding NAD(P)H-binding protein yields the protein MRLTVFGATGGIGQEIVRQAVASGHEVTAVVRDPARLPVPLSAVKVHAVERLDDPDAVREAVAGREAVLSGLGARSRKDHGVAQRLTGTVLGAMEAEKVRRLVVVSAAPLGGSAGDPVLDRAVRKLLRLFLKDVYADLARMEADLADSGTDWTVVRPPKLTDGPLTGVYRKVTGGNPRAGRTISRADVAHAMLALADDPAAVRRAVGVAR
- a CDS encoding TetR/AcrR family transcriptional regulator; translation: MQQQSQERPARVRLIDAAHRLMLTIGLARTTTKEIAKAAGCSEAALYKHFTGKEELFVTVLKERLPRLSPLLERLADDPGGERTVEQNLTEIARQAALFYAQSFPIAASLYAEPRLKSRHDDAMRELGTGPHLPIQGLAAYLRAERTAGRIGPDADLYAAASLLLGACVQRAFAYDATATAGPPQSLDEFAASLARTLLRGIS
- a CDS encoding adenosine deaminase, with the protein product MERDVRLLPKAHLHLHFTGSMRPTTLLELADKYGVRLPDALTGGEPPQLRATDERGWFRFQRLYDIARSCLRSPEDIQRLVREAAQEDVADGSRWLEIQVDPTSYAPLLGGLIPAIEIILDAVDSASRETGLGMRVVIAANRMKHPLDARTLARLAVRYADRGVIGFGLSNDERRGMARDFDRAFAIAREGGLLAAPHGGELAGPASVRDCLDDLDAARIGHGVRAAEDPRLLRRLAERGVTCEVCPASNVALGVYEKPADVPLRTLFDAGVPMALGADDPLLFGSRLAAQYELVRQHHAFTDEELAELARQSVRGSAAPSDARASMLAGIDGWLDGGHGTGAAPGVS